A part of Candidatus Dadabacteria bacterium genomic DNA contains:
- a CDS encoding PhzF family phenazine biosynthesis protein, with translation MRIYTIDAFTDGPNSGNPAAVCILEKEVPDRTKQEIASRVNLSETAFLLKRKGVFELRWFTPKMEVDLCGHATLASAHILFTLSILPDTEDAVFSTKSGILTARRKSDLIEMDFPSEDPWEVEMPEDLLMAISQRPLYVGRNRFDYIALYESEKTVRSAVPELARISRLDSRGLIITSVSSSHRYDFVSRFFAPNAGIEEDPVTGSAHCCLCPFWSRRLGKKELTGYQASERGGLVNTRLSEKRVFLSGKAIIDGSFEINPES, from the coding sequence ATGAGGATATACACCATTGATGCTTTTACCGACGGGCCGAATTCCGGGAATCCGGCCGCTGTGTGCATTCTTGAAAAAGAAGTGCCGGATCGGACAAAACAGGAGATTGCTTCCCGGGTAAATCTCTCAGAGACTGCTTTTTTACTCAAGAGAAAAGGCGTTTTTGAACTCAGATGGTTTACTCCCAAGATGGAAGTTGACCTTTGCGGGCACGCCACCCTTGCAAGCGCCCATATTCTTTTCACTCTCAGTATCCTTCCCGATACGGAAGACGCCGTGTTTTCCACAAAAAGCGGAATTCTTACCGCGAGGAGAAAAAGCGATCTCATAGAAATGGATTTTCCCTCAGAGGATCCTTGGGAAGTTGAGATGCCGGAGGACCTGCTTATGGCGATTTCCCAGAGGCCTCTTTACGTGGGCAGAAACCGCTTTGATTACATAGCTCTTTACGAGAGCGAAAAGACGGTAAGAAGTGCTGTCCCGGAACTCGCCCGCATCAGTAGGCTTGATTCCAGAGGACTTATAATAACGAGCGTCTCGAGTTCTCACCGTTATGATTTCGTATCGCGTTTTTTCGCTCCTAACGCCGGGATAGAGGAGGATCCGGTTACGGGATCTGCTCACTGCTGCCTCTGTCCTTTCTGGAGCCGCAGGCTGGGGAAAAAAGAACTCACGGGCTATCAGGCGTCAGAAAGAGGAGGCCTCGTTAATACAAGACTTTCTGAGAAAAGAGTCTTTCTGTCGGGAAAAGCGATTATTGATGGAAGCTTCGAAATCAATCCAGAGTCATAA
- a CDS encoding TonB-dependent receptor has translation MNFKIRLGVAIRFFAFLSLFSLVFPLTAVAQERQDEQKESLSAVDEGSYTLRKMLVTATKRVQLAQDVPFSLNVQSGEDIERLNTANLEDLSRNVAGLSIQNLGPGQSVVTIRGVSSGQIVRDQPGVKEQVGVYLDETPISLSLFTPDIDLFDLNRVETLRGPQGTLFGSGSIGGTVRYITNQPLLGVTEVKAEIDGNYLDEGSVGGHLKTALNVPLGEDAAFRLVAYGTRYGGFIDAQKEGGAVDEDVNDGTRHGGRISLLWEPTENLSITPRVIYQNIDLGGFNRDEVFNLFANPYTDPPTPLGDREQHLLLGEAFEDETLIFDTVVNWSVEDFFDVTYSVSYINRDLLVSRDASALTGSVSVDLGFAEDQVANPSNLRDTTDLEQMTHELRLSSSDNGAFQWLAGVFYSDVERDYSQRLPTPGYDALFIPSADTNFPDAVDSPYSSDLTYDLRQIALFGEATYALLERLDLTAGLRWYDWEEDKTFRSGGGFSNADAQNQDITVSSDGFTPRFMVSYDANDNVTVNAQISRGFRLGGVNDPLNQLLCGDAYDTFRGYQEFEDETLWNYEVGFKSSFESVTFNGSVFYTDIENLGVNVDAGPCSSRVTISVPESHTAGAELELSIQPTRSLLLAFAGSYLEAEFDSTIRTADGDVVEGIEEGNRIPSVPDWQLSGSATYTLPGVLSAGESFLSASWQFVGDSITQSGDQIPGRGVFGHGLPYRGASADEATEVDLLLDSYHLFNLSAGLVYDNIEFTAYVKNITDENVKLSFDRERGGRARLAYRVGQPRTFGVVTRMRF, from the coding sequence ATGAACTTTAAGATTCGGCTTGGCGTAGCCATAAGATTCTTTGCATTTCTTTCCCTGTTCTCATTAGTTTTTCCCCTAACCGCAGTTGCGCAAGAGAGGCAGGATGAGCAAAAAGAAAGTCTCAGCGCGGTAGATGAAGGCAGTTACACACTTCGGAAAATGCTTGTGACCGCCACCAAGCGTGTTCAGCTTGCCCAGGATGTGCCTTTCTCCCTGAATGTTCAGTCAGGAGAGGATATAGAGCGTCTTAACACTGCTAATCTGGAGGATCTTTCCCGCAATGTTGCCGGACTCTCCATACAGAACCTCGGGCCAGGACAAAGCGTAGTCACGATCCGCGGCGTTTCTTCCGGACAGATAGTGCGGGACCAGCCTGGCGTAAAGGAACAGGTTGGCGTGTATCTCGACGAAACCCCTATATCACTGTCGCTTTTCACTCCTGACATCGATCTTTTCGACCTTAACCGTGTGGAAACCTTGAGGGGACCGCAGGGCACGCTCTTCGGATCAGGCTCAATCGGCGGTACCGTTCGCTATATAACCAACCAGCCACTTTTGGGTGTAACCGAGGTTAAAGCCGAGATTGACGGAAATTATCTTGACGAAGGTTCTGTTGGAGGTCATCTGAAAACGGCCCTCAATGTTCCTTTAGGCGAAGATGCGGCCTTTCGCTTGGTTGCTTACGGCACTAGATACGGCGGTTTCATCGATGCGCAAAAGGAAGGGGGTGCTGTGGATGAGGATGTAAACGACGGCACCCGTCACGGTGGACGTATTTCCCTTTTATGGGAACCGACCGAAAACCTGTCCATTACTCCGCGAGTTATATATCAGAACATTGATCTTGGAGGTTTTAACCGCGACGAGGTATTTAACCTTTTTGCAAACCCCTATACCGATCCCCCGACTCCGCTTGGTGATAGAGAGCAGCATCTGCTGCTTGGCGAGGCCTTTGAAGATGAAACTCTGATTTTTGACACCGTGGTAAATTGGAGCGTTGAAGACTTCTTTGACGTTACATACTCGGTAAGCTATATAAACCGAGATCTTCTTGTAAGTCGTGATGCGAGTGCCCTTACCGGTAGCGTGAGCGTGGACCTTGGATTTGCGGAGGATCAAGTGGCAAACCCATCCAATCTGCGTGACACTACCGACCTTGAACAGATGACCCATGAACTTCGCTTGAGTTCAAGCGATAACGGCGCATTTCAGTGGCTTGCGGGTGTTTTCTACTCCGACGTGGAACGTGACTATTCTCAGCGTTTGCCGACTCCAGGGTATGATGCGCTATTTATACCTTCGGCTGACACTAACTTCCCCGATGCAGTGGATTCACCTTATAGTTCCGATCTGACATATGATTTAAGGCAGATTGCGCTTTTCGGCGAGGCGACCTACGCGTTGCTCGAACGTCTGGACTTAACGGCCGGTCTGCGCTGGTATGACTGGGAAGAGGATAAGACTTTCAGATCCGGTGGAGGTTTCTCGAATGCTGATGCCCAGAATCAGGACATTACGGTTTCCTCCGACGGATTTACACCTCGGTTTATGGTGAGCTACGATGCTAACGATAACGTTACTGTGAATGCTCAGATTTCCCGGGGCTTTCGTCTCGGCGGAGTTAATGACCCGCTTAACCAGCTGCTTTGCGGAGATGCCTATGATACTTTCCGGGGGTATCAGGAGTTTGAGGATGAGACTCTCTGGAACTACGAGGTCGGGTTTAAGTCCTCCTTTGAGAGTGTTACGTTCAACGGCTCGGTTTTTTATACCGACATTGAGAATCTGGGTGTAAACGTTGATGCGGGACCCTGCTCTTCCAGGGTTACGATCAGCGTACCTGAATCTCACACTGCGGGAGCGGAGCTTGAACTGTCTATTCAACCGACAAGATCTTTGCTGCTCGCTTTTGCCGGAAGCTATTTAGAAGCAGAGTTTGATTCCACTATCAGGACGGCAGATGGGGATGTGGTTGAGGGAATAGAGGAGGGTAACCGCATACCTTCTGTTCCAGACTGGCAGCTCTCAGGATCCGCCACTTATACTTTGCCAGGTGTTCTGAGTGCCGGAGAAAGCTTTCTCTCGGCTTCATGGCAGTTTGTAGGTGACAGCATCACGCAATCAGGCGATCAGATTCCCGGCAGGGGAGTTTTTGGACATGGATTGCCCTACAGGGGTGCTTCTGCCGATGAGGCAACGGAAGTTGATCTGCTGCTTGATTCATACCACCTGTTTAACCTTTCTGCGGGCTTGGTATATGACAATATCGAGTTCACGGCTTACGTAAAGAATATTACGGATGAAAACGTTAAGCTTTCGTTTGACCGCGAGCGGGGAGGACGGGCCCGTCTTGCCTACAGAGTGGGTCAGCCCCGTACTTTTGGTGTGGTTACGCGCATGCGCTTCTGA